A genomic stretch from Erigeron canadensis isolate Cc75 chromosome 9, C_canadensis_v1, whole genome shotgun sequence includes:
- the LOC122582196 gene encoding 54S ribosomal protein L24, mitochondrial-like, giving the protein MAFRSKEMVKKIMKNIGGEKNLDPGVKESLKKCLPDSKVVMGRAHRGIFAGRHIQFGNQVSEKGGNKTRRSWKPNVQEKRLFSYVLDRHIRVKVTTHALRCIDKAGGIDEYLLKTPYKKMDTEMGLLWKSKIEKMYEELGNMEVVFFPQEQETKLAEEFKDMRLEQRLARRIARRKAFLGSPEPEQIEAGSEDSEANHHEELVANS; this is encoded by the exons ATGGCATTCAGATCAAAGGAAATGGTgaaaaagattatgaaaaatattgGGGGTGAAAAGAATTTGGATCCAGGAGTTAAAGAATCACTGAAAAAATGTTTGCCGGATAGTAAGGTGGTTATGGGTAGGGCCCACCGTGGAATCTTTGCTGGCCGCCATATTCAGTTTGGTAATCAAGTTAGTGAGAAAGGTGGAAACAA GACTCGGAGGAGCTGGAAGCCCAATGTGCAAGAAAAGAGGCTCTTCAGTTATGTTCTGGATCGCCACATTCGAGTAAAAGTAACAACACATGCTCTTCGTTGTATAGACAAGGCAGGTGGAATCGACGAATATTTGCTAAAGACACCATACAAAAAGATGGACACAGAGATGGGTCTTTTATGGAAATCTAAAATAGAGAAGATGTATGAAGAGCTTGGAAACATGGAGGTTGTTTTCTTTCCACAAGAGCAAGAAACCAAACTTGCAGAGGAATTTAAAGATATGAGACTAGAACAACGGCTTGCTCGTAGGATTGCCCGAAGGAAGGCATTTCTTGGGTCTCCAGAACCCGAACAAATTGAGGCAGGTAGTGAAGATTCTGAAGCAAATCATCATGAGGAACTTGTTGCTAATTCTTAG
- the LOC122582056 gene encoding uncharacterized protein LOC122582056, giving the protein MATNGGKTSDAAAARRRRIAERGAERLALITGRVQSLSSPSVPPSDQLPLSDENTDSPLSTKVVVKDVMSNVKSVTYENTDSPLSTEAVVKDVLSNVKSVTDENTDSPVNVDAAIEDLMRNVRSLTDNLGTTNESFAQISSEPNKIQSFPNVSTEQGSSSSGPNNSQKPRSQTRLHEAFTPSQLRRAITASESIRRICCFAAAFLVLLSYAGFPILGNSTIKNIILTRPLFLLILTNITIVIAPPLLEKVKQKEHRRSSTGEAGFANHVGTILEWGLVMKTGSSALFMDCSIYSLVVICGMSFLQFSGW; this is encoded by the exons ATGGCGACTAACGGTGGAAAAACCAGCGACGCCGCCGCCGCTCGACGGCGGCGAATAGCTGAACGAGGAGCTGAGCGTTTAGCTCTCATCACTGGCCGTGTCCAATCCCTATCATCTCCATCAGTTCCTCCTTCCGATCAACTACCTCTCtccg ATGAAAACACCGATTCCCCTCTAAGCACAAAGGTTGTTGTCAAGGATGTTATGAGCAATGTCAAATCAGTAACTTATGAAAACACTGATTCCCCTCTAAGCACAGAGGCTGTTGTCAAGGACGTTCTGAGCAATGTCAAATCAGTAACTGATGAAAACACTGATTCCCCTGTAAACGTAGACGCTGCTATCGAGGATCTTATGAGAAATGTTCGATCATTAACTGATAACTTGGGGACCACAAATGAGTCATTTGCACAAATTTCTTCTGAACCTAACAAAATACAATCGTTTCCCAATGTTTCAACAGAACAGGGATCATCTAGTTCTGGACCAAACAACTCACAAAAGCCCAGATCACAAACCCGTCTTCATGAAGCTTTCACTCCTAGTCAATTACGCCGTGCTATTACAGCTTCAGAAAGTATTCGAAGAATCTGTTGTTTTGCAGCTGCCTTTTTAGTTCTGTTGTCATATGCAGGTTTCCCTATTCTTGGGAACAGTACTATAAAGAACATCATACTTACCAGACCTCTTTTTCTACTTATATTGACCAACATAACGATTGTGATTGCACCTCCTCTCTTGGAAAAAGTCAAGCAGAAAGAACATAGGAGATCATCAACTGGTGAGGCGGGTTTTGCCAATCATGTAGGTACGATTCTGGAGTGGGGTTTGGTGATGAAAACTGGTTCAAGTGCTTTATTTATGGATTGTAGTATATACTCGCTAGTTGTTATTTGTGGCATGTCATTTCTGCAGTTTTCTGGGTGGTAG